In Daphnia pulex isolate KAP4 chromosome 7, ASM2113471v1, one genomic interval encodes:
- the LOC124198216 gene encoding protein obstructor-E-like isoform X3 produces MARALIVVAIIIAAASAQNIRSDTFVCPKENGFFAHDISCDKYWKCVEGVATLELCGNGLAFDDTDLKNQRENCDYIYNVECGDRLEVEAPISTRNCPSLHGVFPDETKCDVFWSCWNGEASRYQCAPGLAYSRESRVCTWADQVPTCRQEEVGSGFVCPATGDVATGAFSRHAHPDDCRQYYVCMNGNAREYGCPLGTVFKIGLDDQSGFCADPEEVDGCQDYYADSGLDIKQLSKLGF; encoded by the exons ATGGCTCGCGCCCTCATCGTCGTAGCCATCATCATCGCAGCCG CTTCGGCTCAAAACATTCGGAGCGACACGTTCGTTTGCCCCAAGGAAAACGGATTCTTCGCTCACGACATTTCGTGCGACAAGTACTGGAAGTGCGTGGAGGGCGTGGCGACGCTCGAACTCTGCGGCAACGGCTTGGCTTTCGACGACACCGACCTCAAGAACCAGCGTGAAAACTGCGACTACATCTACAACGTCGAGTGCGGAGATCGTCTAGAAGTTG AGGCCCCAATCAGCACCCGGAATTGCCCGAGCTTGCACGGAGTCTTCCCCGATGAGACCAAGTGTGACGTCTTCTGGAGCTGCTGGAACGGCGAGGCCAGCCGCTACCAGTGCGCCCCTGGCTTGGCTTACAGCCGGGAAAGCCGCGTGTGCACCTGGGCCGATCAGGTCCCCACCTGCAGACAAGAGg AAGTTGGAAGTGGATTCGTTTGCCCGGCCACTGGTGACGTCGCCACCGGAGCCTTCAGTCGCCACGCCCATCCCGACGACTGCCGCCAGTATTACGTTTGCATGAACGGTAATGCCCGCGAGTACGGATGCCCGCTCGGCACCGTCTTCAAGATCGGACTCGACGACCAGTCCGGTTTCTGCGCTGACCCCGAAGAAGTCGATGGATG